Proteins found in one Nitratiruptor sp. SB155-2 genomic segment:
- a CDS encoding nitrate- and nitrite sensing domain-containing protein encodes MGLKNRLRLISLIPILLLLIVSSYVVYTSYQQYNQTNQLKTRITINKSLESLMKEIAKERGMTSIFLGSNGKKLKSSLKAQRKVVDKKFAELHTLATTYPKLSKELKPILAAAKMLPNIRKQIDSLSIDYKKAFFDFYTKSLNQPIYYLISKVSNYSLNPEITSYIANYLLFVNSKEYSGLERGFLSYVLTKYIPMNDEYLKEWMKLLGKADGFLSFNVSNQKVQKQLERILQSEDVQEVLEDVMQSRVEIDRAVNDGLYPVDPTLWFNLQSEKIDTIQQLETILKKHMLIAIENVSKQNLLTLLIAAGVWALSLILAIIGFLFARDITGNIKRLESILRKVAEAESIKDEKTEEIESKINLDTTQGINAAYELLETALKKAQDAKTAAEEASHAKSMFLANMSHEIRTPLNGIIGFTDLLKNTELTPEQREFVNIIEKSSENLLEIINAILDLSKIESKKIEIENIVFNPIEEFENAIEVYAPRAAEKDINFALFVDPHLNKPLKGDPTKIKEVLINLISNAIKFTDRGGNVTVEIRKVKEYNERAEIYFEVRDTGIGIPEDKQKQIFEAFSQADSSVTRKFGGTGLGLTISSEFIKLMGGRLNLESEVGKGTKFFFTLVLEEVPALTESLENRFNGIRVAYYIKSNMPKDQDLFIKEYLQYLGAKFVVFENLKELINHKSNYDFTMIDYDYINENSLKNFFVRDIPVALVTKVTYKKKVEGFANQLMKLLFEPVNYTKTVQTLKEYIENYKSKIESSEQETLEFTGDEKLAAKALVAEDNTINQKLIKKTLEDLGLTVDLANNGLEAFEKRKNGDYDIIFMDIQMPIMDGVEATHEILEYEEESNQPHIPIIALTAHALKGDRERYINEGMDEYITKPLIKNELVAILKKFLKDKIVTSKQSKQDLQPQTEHKEEKTDVVEVKKKPILICKKTNLEAKLLSKFVEDLDFEPVATSDFESCYEKMQSGDYAAAMIDYDFENFDYEKLKSLKNQTGLKLVLFAEDHENVQDPEDIFDIIYDDIVNKAKVALILEKLDLTKGVTV; translated from the coding sequence ATGGGATTGAAAAATAGACTCAGACTGATCAGTTTGATACCGATCTTGCTCCTTTTGATTGTATCCTCTTACGTGGTGTATACTTCATATCAGCAGTACAATCAAACAAATCAATTGAAAACTCGCATCACAATCAACAAATCGCTCGAATCATTAATGAAAGAGATTGCAAAAGAGCGGGGCATGACCTCCATTTTTTTAGGAAGCAATGGGAAAAAGCTCAAATCCTCACTCAAAGCACAACGAAAAGTTGTTGATAAAAAATTTGCAGAGCTACACACTTTAGCCACAACCTATCCTAAGCTTTCAAAAGAATTAAAACCGATATTAGCTGCTGCGAAAATGTTACCTAATATCAGAAAGCAGATAGATTCTCTTTCAATAGACTATAAAAAAGCCTTTTTCGACTTTTATACCAAGTCCCTCAACCAACCTATCTACTATTTAATCTCTAAAGTCAGCAACTATTCACTCAACCCTGAAATAACTTCGTACATCGCCAACTACTTACTTTTTGTAAATTCTAAAGAGTACTCTGGATTGGAACGGGGTTTCCTTTCTTATGTATTAACGAAGTACATTCCTATGAATGACGAGTATCTCAAAGAGTGGATGAAACTACTGGGAAAAGCGGATGGCTTTTTGAGTTTCAACGTTTCAAACCAAAAGGTACAAAAACAGCTTGAAAGGATTTTACAGTCAGAAGATGTACAAGAAGTTTTAGAAGATGTTATGCAAAGTCGTGTTGAAATCGATAGAGCAGTCAATGATGGTTTATATCCTGTAGATCCGACATTATGGTTCAACCTTCAATCAGAAAAAATCGACACGATCCAACAGCTAGAAACTATTCTAAAAAAACATATGCTCATCGCTATAGAAAATGTATCCAAACAAAATCTTTTGACCCTATTGATCGCTGCCGGCGTCTGGGCACTTTCATTAATCTTGGCTATCATCGGATTTTTGTTTGCTAGAGACATTACCGGCAACATCAAACGACTCGAGTCTATTTTACGAAAAGTTGCCGAAGCAGAATCCATCAAAGACGAAAAAACAGAGGAAATAGAGTCCAAAATCAATCTCGATACGACGCAAGGTATCAATGCCGCTTACGAACTTTTGGAAACGGCGCTTAAAAAAGCGCAAGATGCAAAAACGGCCGCCGAAGAGGCAAGCCATGCAAAAAGTATGTTCCTTGCCAATATGTCACATGAGATTAGAACACCACTCAATGGTATCATAGGTTTTACCGATCTTTTGAAAAACACCGAATTAACTCCTGAACAAAGAGAATTCGTCAATATCATTGAAAAGAGTTCTGAAAACCTTCTTGAGATCATCAACGCAATCTTGGATCTATCGAAAATTGAAAGCAAAAAGATCGAAATCGAAAATATTGTCTTCAATCCAATCGAAGAGTTCGAAAACGCGATCGAAGTATACGCTCCAAGAGCTGCGGAAAAAGATATCAACTTTGCGCTTTTCGTAGATCCTCATCTCAACAAACCTCTCAAAGGCGATCCTACAAAAATCAAAGAGGTTCTTATCAACCTTATAAGCAATGCCATCAAGTTTACTGACAGAGGGGGTAATGTAACCGTAGAGATACGAAAAGTCAAAGAGTACAACGAAAGAGCCGAAATATATTTCGAGGTACGCGACACAGGAATCGGTATTCCTGAAGATAAACAGAAGCAGATTTTTGAAGCATTTTCGCAAGCCGATTCAAGCGTTACAAGGAAATTTGGAGGAACAGGACTTGGCCTAACCATCTCCAGTGAATTCATCAAACTCATGGGAGGGCGGCTCAACCTTGAAAGTGAAGTTGGAAAAGGGACAAAATTTTTCTTTACACTAGTCCTTGAAGAAGTTCCGGCACTGACAGAATCATTGGAAAACAGATTCAATGGTATACGAGTGGCATATTATATAAAAAGCAACATGCCAAAAGATCAAGATCTTTTCATTAAAGAGTACTTGCAATATCTTGGAGCAAAATTCGTTGTTTTTGAAAATCTCAAAGAACTGATCAACCATAAATCCAACTATGATTTTACTATGATAGACTATGACTATATCAATGAAAATAGCTTAAAGAATTTCTTCGTACGGGACATCCCTGTGGCATTGGTTACGAAAGTAACATATAAGAAAAAAGTGGAAGGCTTTGCCAATCAACTTATGAAACTGCTCTTTGAACCAGTCAACTATACAAAAACTGTGCAGACACTCAAAGAGTATATAGAAAACTATAAGTCCAAAATAGAGTCTAGCGAACAAGAAACATTGGAGTTTACCGGTGATGAAAAACTTGCGGCTAAAGCGTTAGTAGCCGAAGACAACACCATTAATCAAAAACTGATTAAAAAAACGTTGGAGGATCTTGGTTTAACGGTAGATTTGGCAAACAATGGGCTAGAGGCTTTTGAAAAAAGAAAAAATGGAGACTATGACATCATATTCATGGATATCCAGATGCCTATCATGGATGGCGTAGAGGCAACACATGAGATATTGGAATATGAAGAGGAGAGCAATCAGCCACATATCCCTATCATTGCACTCACCGCTCATGCACTGAAAGGGGATCGTGAACGCTACATCAATGAAGGTATGGACGAGTACATCACAAAACCTCTTATCAAAAATGAGTTAGTGGCCATTTTGAAAAAATTCCTTAAAGACAAAATAGTAACTTCAAAGCAGTCCAAGCAGGATCTACAGCCTCAAACAGAACACAAAGAAGAAAAAACCGATGTAGTCGAAGTCAAAAAGAAACCGATTCTCATATGCAAAAAGACAAATCTTGAAGCAAAACTTCTTAGCAAATTTGTTGAAGATCTTGACTTCGAACCTGTGGCAACCTCTGACTTTGAAAGCTGCTATGAAAAAATGCAAAGTGGAGATTATGCAGCCGCAATGATAGATTATGATTTTGAAAACTTTGATTATGAAAAACTAAAATCATTGAAAAATCAAACGGGCCTTAAACTTGTTCTTTTTGCCGAAGATCATGAGAATGTACAAGATCCAGAAGATATTTTTGATATTATTTACGATGACATAGTCAATAAAGCAAAAGTTGCTCTTATTTTAGAAAAACTCGATCTCACTAAAGGTGTTACGGTATGA
- a CDS encoding response regulator, protein MKKIKILVVDDDFINLKLLKTMMMKQDFVEEVYEAKNGIEAIDILRDQKDINIVLLDIIMPMMDGLETLKIMRSDEELKDIPVIVLTTDETKKSEALSLGANDFVNKPIREQQLIEKIKTFTQL, encoded by the coding sequence ATGAAAAAGATAAAGATTTTGGTAGTTGATGACGATTTTATCAATTTGAAACTACTGAAAACAATGATGATGAAGCAAGATTTCGTCGAAGAGGTTTATGAAGCAAAAAACGGTATCGAAGCAATCGATATTTTAAGAGACCAAAAAGATATCAATATCGTTTTACTCGATATCATCATGCCAATGATGGATGGTCTAGAGACTTTGAAAATCATGCGCTCAGATGAGGAACTGAAGGATATTCCGGTTATTGTATTAACGACTGATGAAACGAAAAAAAGCGAAGCACTAAGTCTTGGTGCAAATGACTTTGTAAACAAACCCATTCGTGAACAACAGCTTATCGAAAAGATAAAAACATTCACTCAGCTTTAA
- the lon gene encoding endopeptidase La, translating into MNLSDYSSFPTTLPVIVEDDIFLYPFMISPIFINDEANIAAAEKALQENSLILVAPSKEGHEGERNFDAIYPVGVIGSIMRKVSLPDGRVKLLFQGLARGKILEPVSKAPMQAVVDIIESKPYNEIKVDALLEVLREKIKTLAHVNSSFPQDLVKTIEENHEPNRIADLVSSVLKLKKERAYEMFVEEDVEKRLMLLIDAITEEIEQSKLQREIKSKVSSRLEQANREYFLKEQLKQIQKELGVDTQKEEEVEEYRQKLEKIKDFLTQEAYKEIKKQIDRYARMHPDSAEAVVIQTYLDWVLEVPFGKYSKKKLDIKDVERELDKDHYGLEKPKERIVEYFAVKELMELRGIKKEKGSGAILCFAGPPGIGKTSLANSIATALKRPLVRIALGGLEDVSELRGHRRTYIGAMPGRIVQGLIDAKEMDPVMVLDEIDKVGRSMRGDPTSVLLEILDPEQNTHFRDYYLNFSIDLSNVIFIATANDIGYIPAPLRDRMEFIFLSSYTPNEKLEIAKRYLIPQEIKKHGLKRSELSISKPALEAIIEKYTREAGVRNLRRRIADIVRKAAKELLENPDLHKVSVSLKNLNKYLEKPVFEIEAIEKEPQIGVVNGLAWTAVGGDVLKIESIKIKGKGGLQLTGSLGDVMKESARIAYSVVKVLIDQGKIEIDQEVIPKTAKEREEKIKVDPSEVYRRYDIHLHIPEGATPKDGPSAGITMATSIASLLSGRRVRNDVAMTGELTLTGRVLPIGGLKEKLIAAYKAKIKKVLIPRKNYDRDLDEIPAEVLNSMDIVPVSSIEEVLKEAII; encoded by the coding sequence ATGAATTTAAGTGATTACAGCTCTTTTCCGACAACTCTTCCTGTCATAGTTGAAGATGATATCTTTTTATATCCATTCATGATTTCACCGATATTTATCAATGATGAAGCAAACATTGCTGCAGCCGAAAAAGCGCTGCAAGAAAACAGTCTTATTCTTGTAGCACCATCGAAAGAGGGACACGAAGGAGAAAGAAATTTCGATGCGATCTACCCGGTAGGGGTTATCGGATCCATTATGAGAAAAGTGAGCTTGCCTGATGGCAGAGTGAAACTTCTTTTTCAAGGACTTGCTAGAGGGAAGATTTTAGAGCCTGTTTCCAAAGCTCCTATGCAAGCTGTTGTGGACATCATCGAATCAAAACCCTACAACGAAATCAAGGTAGATGCGCTTCTTGAGGTTCTTCGAGAAAAGATTAAGACACTGGCTCATGTCAATAGCTCATTCCCGCAAGACCTTGTAAAAACGATTGAAGAGAATCATGAGCCAAACCGTATTGCCGATCTTGTGAGTTCTGTTTTGAAACTGAAAAAAGAGCGTGCATACGAGATGTTTGTGGAAGAGGATGTGGAGAAGCGTTTGATGCTTCTCATCGATGCTATCACGGAAGAGATCGAACAGAGCAAGCTGCAGCGTGAGATAAAAAGTAAAGTCAGCTCACGTCTCGAACAGGCTAATAGAGAATATTTTCTCAAAGAGCAGCTCAAACAGATCCAAAAAGAGCTTGGTGTAGATACGCAAAAAGAGGAAGAGGTTGAGGAGTATCGTCAAAAACTTGAAAAAATAAAGGATTTTTTAACTCAAGAAGCCTACAAAGAGATCAAAAAGCAGATCGACAGATATGCCAGGATGCATCCAGACAGTGCCGAAGCCGTTGTGATCCAGACCTATTTGGACTGGGTATTGGAAGTTCCTTTTGGAAAGTATTCTAAGAAAAAGCTCGATATCAAAGATGTAGAGCGAGAGCTTGATAAAGACCATTATGGACTTGAAAAGCCTAAAGAGCGGATTGTGGAGTATTTTGCCGTTAAAGAGCTTATGGAACTAAGAGGGATAAAAAAAGAGAAGGGCAGTGGTGCGATTCTTTGTTTTGCAGGACCTCCGGGGATCGGAAAGACTAGTCTTGCGAACTCTATAGCAACGGCTTTAAAACGTCCATTGGTTCGAATCGCCCTTGGCGGTTTGGAAGATGTGAGCGAACTTCGAGGACACAGACGAACATATATCGGCGCAATGCCCGGACGGATTGTCCAAGGACTGATCGATGCAAAAGAGATGGACCCGGTGATGGTTCTCGATGAAATTGACAAAGTTGGGCGTAGTATGAGAGGAGACCCCACCTCTGTACTCTTAGAGATTTTGGATCCTGAGCAAAATACGCATTTTAGAGACTACTATCTCAATTTCAGTATAGATTTGAGCAATGTTATATTCATCGCTACAGCAAACGATATCGGCTATATTCCGGCACCTTTAAGAGATAGAATGGAGTTCATTTTTCTAAGCTCCTATACGCCAAACGAGAAACTAGAAATCGCAAAAAGATATCTCATACCTCAAGAGATCAAAAAACATGGTTTGAAACGAAGTGAACTTTCCATTTCCAAGCCGGCTCTTGAAGCTATTATAGAAAAGTACACAAGAGAGGCCGGAGTGAGGAATCTGCGAAGGCGGATAGCCGATATCGTACGAAAAGCGGCAAAAGAGTTGTTGGAAAACCCGGATCTCCATAAAGTTTCGGTCTCATTGAAAAATCTCAATAAATATCTGGAAAAACCGGTTTTTGAAATCGAAGCGATCGAAAAAGAACCACAAATCGGCGTTGTCAATGGTCTTGCATGGACTGCTGTCGGAGGCGATGTCTTAAAGATAGAATCTATAAAAATAAAAGGCAAAGGCGGCCTGCAGCTTACTGGAAGCCTTGGTGATGTGATGAAAGAGTCGGCTCGTATCGCCTACAGCGTTGTTAAAGTGCTCATCGATCAGGGAAAAATCGAGATTGATCAAGAAGTGATACCAAAAACGGCAAAAGAGAGAGAAGAGAAGATAAAAGTCGATCCAAGCGAAGTGTACAGACGCTATGATATCCATCTTCATATTCCAGAAGGAGCGACACCAAAAGATGGACCGAGTGCCGGGATTACCATGGCTACTTCAATCGCTTCACTTCTGAGTGGAAGAAGAGTACGAAACGATGTGGCTATGACAGGCGAACTCACATTGACCGGTAGGGTTCTGCCTATAGGAGGACTCAAGGAAAAGTTGATTGCTGCCTATAAAGCGAAAATCAAAAAAGTTTTGATTCCCAGAAAAAATTATGATAGAGACTTAGATGAGATTCCGGCTGAAGTTCTGAATAGTATGGATATAGTTCCTGTTTCAAGTATTGAAGAAGTTCTAAAAGAGGCGATAATCTAA